The Saxibacter everestensis genome has a window encoding:
- a CDS encoding DsbA family oxidoreductase, whose product MPGTLKVDIWSDIACPWCYIGKRKFDRGIEDFRAAAGDDAPAVEVAYHSFELAPDTPVDFEGSEAEFLQSHKGMPASQVRDMLGRVTAIANETGLDYNFDALQHTNTVKAHQLLHYAKSRGRQLEAKERLLRAYFIEGRHIGRDADLADLAAEIGLDRDDVLRSLSENEHLEEVRADQALAQQYGITGVPFFVFDGKYGVSGAQEPASFAQVLDQVWNEREKV is encoded by the coding sequence ATGCCCGGAACCCTAAAAGTAGACATCTGGTCCGATATCGCCTGCCCGTGGTGCTACATCGGAAAACGCAAGTTCGACCGCGGGATTGAAGACTTCCGTGCCGCCGCCGGCGACGACGCGCCGGCCGTCGAGGTCGCATATCACAGCTTCGAGCTGGCTCCGGATACTCCTGTTGATTTCGAGGGCAGTGAAGCGGAGTTCCTTCAGTCGCACAAAGGGATGCCCGCTTCGCAGGTTCGGGACATGCTCGGCCGGGTGACGGCGATCGCCAATGAGACCGGCCTCGACTACAACTTCGATGCTCTCCAGCACACGAACACGGTGAAGGCGCATCAACTGCTGCACTATGCGAAATCACGTGGCAGGCAGCTGGAGGCAAAGGAACGACTGCTTCGCGCCTACTTCATCGAGGGCCGGCATATCGGCCGGGATGCGGATCTCGCGGACCTCGCCGCCGAGATCGGCCTGGACCGGGATGATGTCCTGCGCTCCCTGAGCGAGAACGAGCACCTTGAGGAGGTGCGGGCAGACCAGGCCCTGGCTCAGCAGTACGGCATCACCGGGGTGCCGTTCTTCGTATTCGATGGCAAGTATGGCGTCTCGGGAGCGCAGGAGCCAGCCAGCTTCGCGCAGGTGCTTGACCAGGTGTGGAATGAGCGGGAGAAGGTTTGA